The Desulfovulcanus ferrireducens genomic sequence AATCGGATTATATCGATAAGGAGGAATCTCTCTAAAACCAAGAGATTCGTATAGCATCCTGGCCTTTTCCATTGACGGAACCGTATCTATGCGCATGCGGTTGTAACCAATTCCCCGAGCCTCTTTAACAATGCGTTTTGCAAGGGCTCTTCCAACACCTAGGCCACGAAACTGTGGTCTGACATATAGTCTTTTCATCTCGCATATATCATCTGTCAAGTTTTTTAGCGCCACGCATCCGGCTACCCGCCATTGACGTGTGGCAATCAGCAAACGGCCTTCTGGCGTAGCATAGTGGCCAGGAAGATTGGCTAACTCCTTTTTAAAGTCCTGAAAATCT encodes the following:
- a CDS encoding GNAT family N-acetyltransferase; translation: MIQIINATKGENLKEIRRLFDEYSSTLGFELDFQDFKKELANLPGHYATPEGRLLIATRQWRVAGCVALKNLTDDICEMKRLYVRPQFRGLGVGRALAKRIVKEARGIGYNRMRIDTVPSMEKARMLYESLGFREIPPYRYNPIEDAVFMELTLTHNLELFTYHN